From the genome of Brachyhypopomus gauderio isolate BG-103 chromosome 20, BGAUD_0.2, whole genome shotgun sequence, one region includes:
- the LOC143484146 gene encoding bromodomain-containing protein 4-like isoform X4: MGDTVEATPLISNPPPPETSIPARPPRHTNQLQYLQRVVLKTLWKHQFSWPFQAPVDAVNLCLPDYYDIIKTPMDMGTIKRRLENGYYWNAQECIQDFNTMFTNCYIYNKPGDDIVLMAEALEKLFLQKVSEMPQEEVEIHTASKRRSRPKLEPESFSVSSVTDIGPPFTLDCMSNTVATPIDTPVVMPMPNRALMQSATPLTKQRKSQKRKADTTTPHATDQLGESSPGATELRPRRDSARPRPARRDLPDSVGEFGETAPPSPRSRPQLQYCEGILKEMLSKEHAAYAWPFYSPVDAKSLGLHDYHDIIKHPMDLSTIQDVFEMRFAKIPDEPEDTPPQPTPSPGLHLASVRQQPAPALPASSSDESESSDDGSDQERAQRLAELQEQLKAVHEQLAALSQPQPIKPKKKEKERKEKEKRKEKLRKKSSGLPPLLGEGFSAESTPTPCQPIRKSKTGKDSILPKKTKKPERRDIKPSCSLSTSSLAPPCLVPSMELEEEGVSQGVADGCPIMSLEEKRQLSLDINRLPGNKLGRVVHIIQSREPTLKSSNPDEIEIDFETLKPSTLRELQRYVSACLKRKRTTGEKLSKIKMDSSGSSESSSSDSEDFSAGLSPEHRKKPRTEKEVKRLNHPAQAAVVHEPPPPSQTVVQSTVTFSYPTTTSQALEPSHLLGNGFDTVPPHGMSLAPSHSLCAPVHTLPHTLTHTPTETHLFLNQNSAPLPSPALHTALPQQPSRPSCHAAPLPPKPAPLPLSLPPKPPVTLPPRPPVTLPPRPPVTLPPRPPVTLPPKPPVTLPPRPPVTLPPKSSPLLPKPSSLSLPPKSSPLPLSLPPKPSPLPLSLPPAPALRPLVPLTPSLLGQLSAQPPQALLEDEEDEADEMPLPLSQAQLCLHTLQDDVQTTTQMSPPGTHTNVTQVDTLAHTAALLQASPLGPLKEPSDLKELSQHTAHHPTSVSPTLNTPVLVKQERLCSSPFSPSETKPNFSGGDLKTVESSGPRPSDITAQHHSAQIKHEAKTPIAPRKDMKMKSMGSWASLAQRPTSSSSSGSSLVRSSSDSFEQFRRAAREKEERERALQAERQRERARREQDKLRNSEELCEEVCKGPSESHTPPQQEIQTPLPQTPAPSHTQSRTNTPTTDQQRELARRREQERRRREVMAATIDMNFQSDLMAIFEENLF; this comes from the exons ATGGGGGACACTGTGGAAGCCACGCCCCTTATCTCCAACCCTCCACCCCCTGAGACAAGTATTCCCGCCCGGCCACCGAGACACACCAATCAGCTGCAGTATCTGCAGAGGGTAGTCCTGAAAACACTGTGGAAGCATCAGTTCTCATGGCCCTTCCAGGCACCTGTAGACGCCGTCAATCTGTGCCTgcct GACTACTATGACATCATAAAGACTCCCATGGACATGGGGACCATTAAGAGGAGACTGGAGAACGGGTACTACTGGAACGCCCAGGAGTGCATCCAGGACTTCAACACCATGTTCACCAACTGCTACATCTACAACaag ccgGGAGATGATATTGTGCTAATGGCAGAGGCTCTGGAGAAGTTGTTCTTGCAAAAGGTCTCTGAGATGCCTCAGGAGGAGGTTGAGATCCACACAGCATCAAAGAGGCGCAGCAGACCAAAACTGGAACCTG AatctttctctgtctcatctGTTACGGATATTGGCCCCCCCTTCACCCTTGACTGCATGTCCAACACTGTGGCGACACCCATCGACACTCCCGTTGTCATGCCGATGCCTAACAGAGCCCTGATGCAGAGTGCCACGCCCCTTACCAAG CAGAGGAAGAGTCAGAAGAGGAAGGccgacaccaccaccccccatgCCACAGACCAGCTCGGCGAGTCTTCTCCGGGGGCTACGGAGCTCCGCCCCCGCCGAGACTCCGCCCGCCCCAGGCCAGCTCGGCGGGACCTGCCGGACTCGGTGGGGGAGTTCGGGGAGACGGCGCCCCCTAGCCCGCGCAGCAGGCCGCAGCTGCAGTACTGCGAGGGCATCCTGAAGGAGATGCTGTCGAAGGAGCATGCGGCCTACGCCTGGCCCTTCTACAGCCCTGTGGACGCCAAGAGCCTCGGGCTCCATGACTACCATGACATCATCAAGCACCCCATGGACCTCAGCACCATCCAG GACGTCTTTGAGATGCGATTTGCTAAGATCCCTGATGAGCCAGAGGACACACCCCCTCAACCCACGCCTTCTCCTGGCCTCCACCTCGCGTCTGTCAGACAGCAGCCCGCCCCTGCCTTGCCCGCTAGCTCCTCTGACGAATCAGAGTCCTCAGATGATGGGTCAGACCAGGAGAGGGCTCAACGATTGGCTGAGCTTCaggaacag CTGAAAGCTGTCCACGAGCAGCTGGCAGCTCTGTCCCAGCCTCAGCCCATCAAGCCCAAGAAgaaggaaaaagagagaaaggagaaggagaagaggaaAGAGAAGCTCAGGAAGAAAAGCAGTGGACTGCCCCCTTTGCTGGGGGAGGGGTTTAGCGCAGAGAGCACACCCACACCATGCCAACCAATCAGGAAGAGCAAGACTGGCAAGGACTCGATCCTTCCGAAAAAGACCAAGAAGCCAGA AAGGAGGGATATCAAGCCTAGTTGTTCGTTGTCTACTTCTTCATTGGCTCCGCCCTGTCTGGTCCCTTCAATGGAGTTGGAGGAAGAGGGCGTGTCTCAGGGTGTCGCAGATGGATGTCCGATCATGTCTCTGGAGGAGAAGAGACAACTGAGTCTAGATATTAACAGGCTGCCTGGCAACAAACTTGGACGTGTAGTCCATATCATCCAATCACGGGAGCCGACACTGAAGAGCTCGAACCCAGATGAGATTGAGATAGACTTTGAGACGCTGAAACCATCGACGCTCCGTGAGCTGCAGAGATACGTCTCCGCCTGCCTcaagaggaagaggacaacag GTGAGAAGTTGAGCAAGATTAAGATGGACTCCTCAGGCAGTAGTGAGTCCAGCTCTTCAGACAGTGAGGATTTTtcagcag GGCTGAGCCCTGAGCACCGGAAGAAGCCTCGTACAGAAAAAGAGGTCAAAAGGTTGAACCATCCAGCGCAGGCCGCAGTGGTCCATgagcccccccctccctcccaaaCAGTAGTACAGTCCACTGTCACATTCTCCTACCCAACTACCACCAGCCAGGCGCTGGAACCGTCCCATCTCCTAGGCAACGGCTTCGATACAGTCCCCCCGCACGGCATGTCACTAGCGCCCTCGCACAGTCTCTGTGCACCagtacacactctcccacacactctcacacacacgccgaCTGAGACACACCTGTTCCTCAACCAGAACTCAgcgcccctcccctctccag ctctccACACTGCTTTGCCTCAACAACCCTCTCGACCAAGTTGCCAcgctgctcctcttcctccaaaaCCCgcacctcttcctctgtctcttcctcccaAACCTCCTGTCACGCTTCCTCCCAGACCTCCTGTCACGCTTCCTCCCAGACCTCCTGTCACGCTTCCTCCCAGACCTCCTGTCACTCTTCCTCCCAAACCTCCTGTCACGCTTCCTCCCAGACCTCCTGTCACGCTTCCTCCCAaatcctctcctcttctccccaaACCTTCTtcactctctcttccccctaaatcctcccctctccctctctctcttcctcccaagccatctcctcttcctctgtccctccctcctgctcctgCTCTGAGACCTTTGGTCCCCCTCACCCCTTCCCTGCTGGGACAGCTCTCCGCCCAGCCCCCTCAGGCCTTactggaggatgaggaggatgaggCAGATGAGATGCCTCTACCACTCAGTCAG gCACAGCTGTGTTTACACACTCTTCAGGACGATGTGCaaacaacaacacagatgtCTCCACCTGGCACACACACCAATGTGACGCAAGTggacacactcgcacacacagcagcactgctGCAGGCTTCCCCACTGG GTCCGCTGAAGGAGCCATCAGATCTGAAGGAGCTCTcccagcacacagcacaccaccccacctccgTCAGTCCAACCCTCAACACACCA GTTCTGGTGAAACAGGAGAGACTGTGTTCATCTCCATTCAGTCCATCTGAGACTAAACCTAACTTTAGTG GAGGTGACCTGAAGACTGTGGAGAGTTCTGGGCCCCGCCCCTCAGATATTACAGCTCAGCACCACTCTGCACAGATTAAACATGAGGCAAAAACACCCATCGCTCCCCggaag gataTGAAGATGAAGAGTATGGGTTCCTGGGCAAGTCTGGCTCAAAgacccacctcctcctcctcctccggctCCTCATTGGTGCGTTCGTCGAGTGACAGCTTTGAGCAGTTTCGCCGCGCTGCgcgggagaaggaggagagagagagggcgctGCAGGCCGAGCGGCAGAGGGAGCGCGCACGCAGGGAGCAGGACAAACTACG
- the LOC143484146 gene encoding bromodomain-containing protein 4-like isoform X3, producing the protein MGDTVEATPLISNPPPPETSIPARPPRHTNQLQYLQRVVLKTLWKHQFSWPFQAPVDAVNLCLPDYYDIIKTPMDMGTIKRRLENGYYWNAQECIQDFNTMFTNCYIYNKPGDDIVLMAEALEKLFLQKVSEMPQEEVEIHTASKRRSRPKLEPESFSVSSVTDIGPPFTLDCMSNTVATPIDTPVVMPMPNRALMQSATPLTKQRKSQKRKADTTTPHATDQLGESSPGATELRPRRDSARPRPARRDLPDSVGEFGETAPPSPRSRPQLQYCEGILKEMLSKEHAAYAWPFYSPVDAKSLGLHDYHDIIKHPMDLSTIQAKLDHWKYPNAQAFAADVRLMFSNCYKYNPPDHDIVRMARTLQDVFEMRFAKIPDEPEDTPPQPTPSPGLHLASVRQQPAPALPASSSDESESSDDGSDQERAQRLAELQEQLKAVHEQLAALSQPQPIKPKKKEKERKEKEKRKEKLRKKSSGLPPLLGEGFSAESTPTPCQPIRKSKTGKDSILPKKTKKPERRDIKPSCSLSTSSLAPPCLVPSMELEEEGVSQGVADGCPIMSLEEKRQLSLDINRLPGNKLGRVVHIIQSREPTLKSSNPDEIEIDFETLKPSTLRELQRYVSACLKRKRTTGEKLSKIKMDSSGSSESSSSDSEDFSAGLSPEHRKKPRTEKEVKRLNHPAQAAVVHEPPPPSQTVVQSTVTFSYPTTTSQALEPSHLLGNGFDTVPPHGMSLAPSHSLCAPVHTLPHTLTHTPTETHLFLNQNSAPLPSPALHTALPQQPSRPSCHAAPLPPKPAPLPLSLPPKPPVTLPPRPPVTLPPRPPVTLPPRPPVTLPPKPPVTLPPRPPVTLPPKSSPLLPKPSSLSLPPKSSPLPLSLPPKPSPLPLSLPPAPALRPLVPLTPSLLGQLSAQPPQALLEDEEDEADEMPLPLSQAQLCLHTLQDDVQTTTQMSPPGTHTNVTQVDTLAHTAALLQASPLGPLKEPSDLKELSQHTAHHPTSVSPTLNTPVLVKQERLCSSPFSPSETKPNFSGGDLKTVESSGPRPSDITAQHHSAQIKHEAKTPIAPRKDMKMKSMGSWASLAQRPTSSSSSGSSLVRSSSDSFEQFRRAAREKEERERALQAERQRERARREQDKLREELCEEVCKGPSESHTPPQQEIQTPLPQTPAPSHTQSRTNTPTTDQQRELARRREQERRRREVMAATIDMNFQSDLMAIFEENLF; encoded by the exons ATGGGGGACACTGTGGAAGCCACGCCCCTTATCTCCAACCCTCCACCCCCTGAGACAAGTATTCCCGCCCGGCCACCGAGACACACCAATCAGCTGCAGTATCTGCAGAGGGTAGTCCTGAAAACACTGTGGAAGCATCAGTTCTCATGGCCCTTCCAGGCACCTGTAGACGCCGTCAATCTGTGCCTgcct GACTACTATGACATCATAAAGACTCCCATGGACATGGGGACCATTAAGAGGAGACTGGAGAACGGGTACTACTGGAACGCCCAGGAGTGCATCCAGGACTTCAACACCATGTTCACCAACTGCTACATCTACAACaag ccgGGAGATGATATTGTGCTAATGGCAGAGGCTCTGGAGAAGTTGTTCTTGCAAAAGGTCTCTGAGATGCCTCAGGAGGAGGTTGAGATCCACACAGCATCAAAGAGGCGCAGCAGACCAAAACTGGAACCTG AatctttctctgtctcatctGTTACGGATATTGGCCCCCCCTTCACCCTTGACTGCATGTCCAACACTGTGGCGACACCCATCGACACTCCCGTTGTCATGCCGATGCCTAACAGAGCCCTGATGCAGAGTGCCACGCCCCTTACCAAG CAGAGGAAGAGTCAGAAGAGGAAGGccgacaccaccaccccccatgCCACAGACCAGCTCGGCGAGTCTTCTCCGGGGGCTACGGAGCTCCGCCCCCGCCGAGACTCCGCCCGCCCCAGGCCAGCTCGGCGGGACCTGCCGGACTCGGTGGGGGAGTTCGGGGAGACGGCGCCCCCTAGCCCGCGCAGCAGGCCGCAGCTGCAGTACTGCGAGGGCATCCTGAAGGAGATGCTGTCGAAGGAGCATGCGGCCTACGCCTGGCCCTTCTACAGCCCTGTGGACGCCAAGAGCCTCGGGCTCCATGACTACCATGACATCATCAAGCACCCCATGGACCTCAGCACCATCCAG GCGAAGTTGGATCACTGGAAGTACCCCAACGCTCAGGCCTTTGCAGCGGATGTAAGGCTGATGTTCTCCAACTGTTACAAATACAACCCACCGGACCATGACATTGTGCGCATGGCCCGGACACTACAG GACGTCTTTGAGATGCGATTTGCTAAGATCCCTGATGAGCCAGAGGACACACCCCCTCAACCCACGCCTTCTCCTGGCCTCCACCTCGCGTCTGTCAGACAGCAGCCCGCCCCTGCCTTGCCCGCTAGCTCCTCTGACGAATCAGAGTCCTCAGATGATGGGTCAGACCAGGAGAGGGCTCAACGATTGGCTGAGCTTCaggaacag CTGAAAGCTGTCCACGAGCAGCTGGCAGCTCTGTCCCAGCCTCAGCCCATCAAGCCCAAGAAgaaggaaaaagagagaaaggagaaggagaagaggaaAGAGAAGCTCAGGAAGAAAAGCAGTGGACTGCCCCCTTTGCTGGGGGAGGGGTTTAGCGCAGAGAGCACACCCACACCATGCCAACCAATCAGGAAGAGCAAGACTGGCAAGGACTCGATCCTTCCGAAAAAGACCAAGAAGCCAGA AAGGAGGGATATCAAGCCTAGTTGTTCGTTGTCTACTTCTTCATTGGCTCCGCCCTGTCTGGTCCCTTCAATGGAGTTGGAGGAAGAGGGCGTGTCTCAGGGTGTCGCAGATGGATGTCCGATCATGTCTCTGGAGGAGAAGAGACAACTGAGTCTAGATATTAACAGGCTGCCTGGCAACAAACTTGGACGTGTAGTCCATATCATCCAATCACGGGAGCCGACACTGAAGAGCTCGAACCCAGATGAGATTGAGATAGACTTTGAGACGCTGAAACCATCGACGCTCCGTGAGCTGCAGAGATACGTCTCCGCCTGCCTcaagaggaagaggacaacag GTGAGAAGTTGAGCAAGATTAAGATGGACTCCTCAGGCAGTAGTGAGTCCAGCTCTTCAGACAGTGAGGATTTTtcagcag GGCTGAGCCCTGAGCACCGGAAGAAGCCTCGTACAGAAAAAGAGGTCAAAAGGTTGAACCATCCAGCGCAGGCCGCAGTGGTCCATgagcccccccctccctcccaaaCAGTAGTACAGTCCACTGTCACATTCTCCTACCCAACTACCACCAGCCAGGCGCTGGAACCGTCCCATCTCCTAGGCAACGGCTTCGATACAGTCCCCCCGCACGGCATGTCACTAGCGCCCTCGCACAGTCTCTGTGCACCagtacacactctcccacacactctcacacacacgccgaCTGAGACACACCTGTTCCTCAACCAGAACTCAgcgcccctcccctctccag ctctccACACTGCTTTGCCTCAACAACCCTCTCGACCAAGTTGCCAcgctgctcctcttcctccaaaaCCCgcacctcttcctctgtctcttcctcccaAACCTCCTGTCACGCTTCCTCCCAGACCTCCTGTCACGCTTCCTCCCAGACCTCCTGTCACGCTTCCTCCCAGACCTCCTGTCACTCTTCCTCCCAAACCTCCTGTCACGCTTCCTCCCAGACCTCCTGTCACGCTTCCTCCCAaatcctctcctcttctccccaaACCTTCTtcactctctcttccccctaaatcctcccctctccctctctctcttcctcccaagccatctcctcttcctctgtccctccctcctgctcctgCTCTGAGACCTTTGGTCCCCCTCACCCCTTCCCTGCTGGGACAGCTCTCCGCCCAGCCCCCTCAGGCCTTactggaggatgaggaggatgaggCAGATGAGATGCCTCTACCACTCAGTCAG gCACAGCTGTGTTTACACACTCTTCAGGACGATGTGCaaacaacaacacagatgtCTCCACCTGGCACACACACCAATGTGACGCAAGTggacacactcgcacacacagcagcactgctGCAGGCTTCCCCACTGG GTCCGCTGAAGGAGCCATCAGATCTGAAGGAGCTCTcccagcacacagcacaccaccccacctccgTCAGTCCAACCCTCAACACACCA GTTCTGGTGAAACAGGAGAGACTGTGTTCATCTCCATTCAGTCCATCTGAGACTAAACCTAACTTTAGTG GAGGTGACCTGAAGACTGTGGAGAGTTCTGGGCCCCGCCCCTCAGATATTACAGCTCAGCACCACTCTGCACAGATTAAACATGAGGCAAAAACACCCATCGCTCCCCggaag gataTGAAGATGAAGAGTATGGGTTCCTGGGCAAGTCTGGCTCAAAgacccacctcctcctcctcctccggctCCTCATTGGTGCGTTCGTCGAGTGACAGCTTTGAGCAGTTTCGCCGCGCTGCgcgggagaaggaggagagagagagggcgctGCAGGCCGAGCGGCAGAGGGAGCGCGCACGCAGGGAGCAGGACAAACTACG
- the LOC143484146 gene encoding bromodomain-containing protein 4-like isoform X1: MGDTVEATPLISNPPPPETSIPARPPRHTNQLQYLQRVVLKTLWKHQFSWPFQAPVDAVNLCLPDYYDIIKTPMDMGTIKRRLENGYYWNAQECIQDFNTMFTNCYIYNKPGDDIVLMAEALEKLFLQKVSEMPQEEVEIHTASKRRSRPKLEPESFSVSSVTDIGPPFTLDCMSNTVATPIDTPVVMPMPNRALMQSATPLTKQRKSQKRKADTTTPHATDQLGESSPGATELRPRRDSARPRPARRDLPDSVGEFGETAPPSPRSRPQLQYCEGILKEMLSKEHAAYAWPFYSPVDAKSLGLHDYHDIIKHPMDLSTIQAKLDHWKYPNAQAFAADVRLMFSNCYKYNPPDHDIVRMARTLQDVFEMRFAKIPDEPEDTPPQPTPSPGLHLASVRQQPAPALPASSSDESESSDDGSDQERAQRLAELQEQLKAVHEQLAALSQPQPIKPKKKEKERKEKEKRKEKLRKKSSGLPPLLGEGFSAESTPTPCQPIRKSKTGKDSILPKKTKKPERRDIKPSCSLSTSSLAPPCLVPSMELEEEGVSQGVADGCPIMSLEEKRQLSLDINRLPGNKLGRVVHIIQSREPTLKSSNPDEIEIDFETLKPSTLRELQRYVSACLKRKRTTGEKLSKIKMDSSGSSESSSSDSEDFSAGLSPEHRKKPRTEKEVKRLNHPAQAAVVHEPPPPSQTVVQSTVTFSYPTTTSQALEPSHLLGNGFDTVPPHGMSLAPSHSLCAPVHTLPHTLTHTPTETHLFLNQNSAPLPSPALHTALPQQPSRPSCHAAPLPPKPAPLPLSLPPKPPVTLPPRPPVTLPPRPPVTLPPRPPVTLPPKPPVTLPPRPPVTLPPKSSPLLPKPSSLSLPPKSSPLPLSLPPKPSPLPLSLPPAPALRPLVPLTPSLLGQLSAQPPQALLEDEEDEADEMPLPLSQAQLCLHTLQDDVQTTTQMSPPGTHTNVTQVDTLAHTAALLQASPLGPLKEPSDLKELSQHTAHHPTSVSPTLNTPVLVKQERLCSSPFSPSETKPNFSGGDLKTVESSGPRPSDITAQHHSAQIKHEAKTPIAPRKDMKMKSMGSWASLAQRPTSSSSSGSSLVRSSSDSFEQFRRAAREKEERERALQAERQRERARREQDKLRNSEELCEEVCKGPSESHTPPQQEIQTPLPQTPAPSHTQSRTNTPTTDQQRELARRREQERRRREVMAATIDMNFQSDLMAIFEENLF, from the exons ATGGGGGACACTGTGGAAGCCACGCCCCTTATCTCCAACCCTCCACCCCCTGAGACAAGTATTCCCGCCCGGCCACCGAGACACACCAATCAGCTGCAGTATCTGCAGAGGGTAGTCCTGAAAACACTGTGGAAGCATCAGTTCTCATGGCCCTTCCAGGCACCTGTAGACGCCGTCAATCTGTGCCTgcct GACTACTATGACATCATAAAGACTCCCATGGACATGGGGACCATTAAGAGGAGACTGGAGAACGGGTACTACTGGAACGCCCAGGAGTGCATCCAGGACTTCAACACCATGTTCACCAACTGCTACATCTACAACaag ccgGGAGATGATATTGTGCTAATGGCAGAGGCTCTGGAGAAGTTGTTCTTGCAAAAGGTCTCTGAGATGCCTCAGGAGGAGGTTGAGATCCACACAGCATCAAAGAGGCGCAGCAGACCAAAACTGGAACCTG AatctttctctgtctcatctGTTACGGATATTGGCCCCCCCTTCACCCTTGACTGCATGTCCAACACTGTGGCGACACCCATCGACACTCCCGTTGTCATGCCGATGCCTAACAGAGCCCTGATGCAGAGTGCCACGCCCCTTACCAAG CAGAGGAAGAGTCAGAAGAGGAAGGccgacaccaccaccccccatgCCACAGACCAGCTCGGCGAGTCTTCTCCGGGGGCTACGGAGCTCCGCCCCCGCCGAGACTCCGCCCGCCCCAGGCCAGCTCGGCGGGACCTGCCGGACTCGGTGGGGGAGTTCGGGGAGACGGCGCCCCCTAGCCCGCGCAGCAGGCCGCAGCTGCAGTACTGCGAGGGCATCCTGAAGGAGATGCTGTCGAAGGAGCATGCGGCCTACGCCTGGCCCTTCTACAGCCCTGTGGACGCCAAGAGCCTCGGGCTCCATGACTACCATGACATCATCAAGCACCCCATGGACCTCAGCACCATCCAG GCGAAGTTGGATCACTGGAAGTACCCCAACGCTCAGGCCTTTGCAGCGGATGTAAGGCTGATGTTCTCCAACTGTTACAAATACAACCCACCGGACCATGACATTGTGCGCATGGCCCGGACACTACAG GACGTCTTTGAGATGCGATTTGCTAAGATCCCTGATGAGCCAGAGGACACACCCCCTCAACCCACGCCTTCTCCTGGCCTCCACCTCGCGTCTGTCAGACAGCAGCCCGCCCCTGCCTTGCCCGCTAGCTCCTCTGACGAATCAGAGTCCTCAGATGATGGGTCAGACCAGGAGAGGGCTCAACGATTGGCTGAGCTTCaggaacag CTGAAAGCTGTCCACGAGCAGCTGGCAGCTCTGTCCCAGCCTCAGCCCATCAAGCCCAAGAAgaaggaaaaagagagaaaggagaaggagaagaggaaAGAGAAGCTCAGGAAGAAAAGCAGTGGACTGCCCCCTTTGCTGGGGGAGGGGTTTAGCGCAGAGAGCACACCCACACCATGCCAACCAATCAGGAAGAGCAAGACTGGCAAGGACTCGATCCTTCCGAAAAAGACCAAGAAGCCAGA AAGGAGGGATATCAAGCCTAGTTGTTCGTTGTCTACTTCTTCATTGGCTCCGCCCTGTCTGGTCCCTTCAATGGAGTTGGAGGAAGAGGGCGTGTCTCAGGGTGTCGCAGATGGATGTCCGATCATGTCTCTGGAGGAGAAGAGACAACTGAGTCTAGATATTAACAGGCTGCCTGGCAACAAACTTGGACGTGTAGTCCATATCATCCAATCACGGGAGCCGACACTGAAGAGCTCGAACCCAGATGAGATTGAGATAGACTTTGAGACGCTGAAACCATCGACGCTCCGTGAGCTGCAGAGATACGTCTCCGCCTGCCTcaagaggaagaggacaacag GTGAGAAGTTGAGCAAGATTAAGATGGACTCCTCAGGCAGTAGTGAGTCCAGCTCTTCAGACAGTGAGGATTTTtcagcag GGCTGAGCCCTGAGCACCGGAAGAAGCCTCGTACAGAAAAAGAGGTCAAAAGGTTGAACCATCCAGCGCAGGCCGCAGTGGTCCATgagcccccccctccctcccaaaCAGTAGTACAGTCCACTGTCACATTCTCCTACCCAACTACCACCAGCCAGGCGCTGGAACCGTCCCATCTCCTAGGCAACGGCTTCGATACAGTCCCCCCGCACGGCATGTCACTAGCGCCCTCGCACAGTCTCTGTGCACCagtacacactctcccacacactctcacacacacgccgaCTGAGACACACCTGTTCCTCAACCAGAACTCAgcgcccctcccctctccag ctctccACACTGCTTTGCCTCAACAACCCTCTCGACCAAGTTGCCAcgctgctcctcttcctccaaaaCCCgcacctcttcctctgtctcttcctcccaAACCTCCTGTCACGCTTCCTCCCAGACCTCCTGTCACGCTTCCTCCCAGACCTCCTGTCACGCTTCCTCCCAGACCTCCTGTCACTCTTCCTCCCAAACCTCCTGTCACGCTTCCTCCCAGACCTCCTGTCACGCTTCCTCCCAaatcctctcctcttctccccaaACCTTCTtcactctctcttccccctaaatcctcccctctccctctctctcttcctcccaagccatctcctcttcctctgtccctccctcctgctcctgCTCTGAGACCTTTGGTCCCCCTCACCCCTTCCCTGCTGGGACAGCTCTCCGCCCAGCCCCCTCAGGCCTTactggaggatgaggaggatgaggCAGATGAGATGCCTCTACCACTCAGTCAG gCACAGCTGTGTTTACACACTCTTCAGGACGATGTGCaaacaacaacacagatgtCTCCACCTGGCACACACACCAATGTGACGCAAGTggacacactcgcacacacagcagcactgctGCAGGCTTCCCCACTGG GTCCGCTGAAGGAGCCATCAGATCTGAAGGAGCTCTcccagcacacagcacaccaccccacctccgTCAGTCCAACCCTCAACACACCA GTTCTGGTGAAACAGGAGAGACTGTGTTCATCTCCATTCAGTCCATCTGAGACTAAACCTAACTTTAGTG GAGGTGACCTGAAGACTGTGGAGAGTTCTGGGCCCCGCCCCTCAGATATTACAGCTCAGCACCACTCTGCACAGATTAAACATGAGGCAAAAACACCCATCGCTCCCCggaag gataTGAAGATGAAGAGTATGGGTTCCTGGGCAAGTCTGGCTCAAAgacccacctcctcctcctcctccggctCCTCATTGGTGCGTTCGTCGAGTGACAGCTTTGAGCAGTTTCGCCGCGCTGCgcgggagaaggaggagagagagagggcgctGCAGGCCGAGCGGCAGAGGGAGCGCGCACGCAGGGAGCAGGACAAACTACG